One Caretta caretta isolate rCarCar2 chromosome 24, rCarCar1.hap1, whole genome shotgun sequence genomic region harbors:
- the LIN37 gene encoding protein lin-37 homolog isoform X1, producing the protein MGGVQTAGPLGALGQHRVVAAGVGWREGSWPQVTMLPTKVEIEKQDLEMTNARSRLDAVLQCLLEKSDVDREQMDEDAGKTSSDPLSKDSSPSATGKRPSARFSHHRRKKRKETDDGLTEGGQQRQNTYIIKLFDRSVDLAQFAESTPLYPICRAWMRNSPAVRERERSPSPPLPTLPEDEEGAEGLNGKSQDVYKLPPPCAGLESAGGESVSTRIPSPLPPEDGGLPPDMTPDPRPSMSSLIYKNMERWKKIRQRWKEASHRNQLRYAESMKILKEMYERQ; encoded by the exons ATGGGAGGGGTGCAGACGGCCGGGCCCCTGGGCGCGCTCGGGCAGCACCGAGTCGTTGCTGCTGGTGTCGGCTGGAGGGAG GGTTCCTGGCCCCAGGTTACCATGCTGCCTACGAAGGTGGAAATCGAGAAGCAGG ATCTGGAGATGACCAACGCCCGGAGCCGCCTTGATGCTGTGCTGCAGTGTCTGCTGGAGAAAAGTGATGTGGACCG ggagcagatggacGAGGATGCCGGGAAGACGTCCAGTGACCCGCTCAGCAA GGACTCCTCCCCCTCTGCGACTGGGAAGAG GCCCTCAGCACGGTTCTCCCATCACCGGCGCAAGAAGAGGAAGGAGACAGATGATGGATTGACTGAGGGTGGCCAGCAGAGACAGa ACACCTACATCATCAAGCTGTTTGACCGGAGTGTGGACCTGGCGCAGTTTGCGGAGAGCACCCCGCTGTACCCCATCTGCCGGGCCTGGATGAGGAACAGCCCCGCTGTGCGCGAGAGGGAGCGCTCGCCCAGCCCCCCGCTGCCCACCCTGCCTGAGGATGAGGAG GGGGCTGAGGGGCTGAACGGGAAGAGCCAGGATGTGTACAAGCTGCCCCCGCCGTGTGCTGGCCTGGAGAGTGCTGGTGGGGAGTCTGTGAGCACCAGAATACCCTCCCCGCTGCCACCTGAGGATGGGGGGCTGCCCCCTGACATG ACCCCTGACCCACGGCCCTCGATGTCATCTCTCATCTATAAGAACATGGAGCGCTGGAAGAAGATCCGCCAGCG GTGGAAGGAGGCATCGCACCGGAACCAGCTGCGCTACGCTGAGAGCATGAAGATCCTCAAGGAGATGTATGAGCGGCAGTGA
- the LIN37 gene encoding protein lin-37 homolog isoform X2, which yields MAYSSQSTIPEEMGPEWKKGSWPQVTMLPTKVEIEKQDLEMTNARSRLDAVLQCLLEKSDVDREQMDEDAGKTSSDPLSKDSSPSATGKRPSARFSHHRRKKRKETDDGLTEGGQQRQNTYIIKLFDRSVDLAQFAESTPLYPICRAWMRNSPAVRERERSPSPPLPTLPEDEEGAEGLNGKSQDVYKLPPPCAGLESAGGESVSTRIPSPLPPEDGGLPPDMTPDPRPSMSSLIYKNMERWKKIRQRWKEASHRNQLRYAESMKILKEMYERQ from the exons ATGGCTTACAGTTCCCAATCCACCATCCCTGAGGAAATGGGCCCAGAATGGAAAAAG GGTTCCTGGCCCCAGGTTACCATGCTGCCTACGAAGGTGGAAATCGAGAAGCAGG ATCTGGAGATGACCAACGCCCGGAGCCGCCTTGATGCTGTGCTGCAGTGTCTGCTGGAGAAAAGTGATGTGGACCG ggagcagatggacGAGGATGCCGGGAAGACGTCCAGTGACCCGCTCAGCAA GGACTCCTCCCCCTCTGCGACTGGGAAGAG GCCCTCAGCACGGTTCTCCCATCACCGGCGCAAGAAGAGGAAGGAGACAGATGATGGATTGACTGAGGGTGGCCAGCAGAGACAGa ACACCTACATCATCAAGCTGTTTGACCGGAGTGTGGACCTGGCGCAGTTTGCGGAGAGCACCCCGCTGTACCCCATCTGCCGGGCCTGGATGAGGAACAGCCCCGCTGTGCGCGAGAGGGAGCGCTCGCCCAGCCCCCCGCTGCCCACCCTGCCTGAGGATGAGGAG GGGGCTGAGGGGCTGAACGGGAAGAGCCAGGATGTGTACAAGCTGCCCCCGCCGTGTGCTGGCCTGGAGAGTGCTGGTGGGGAGTCTGTGAGCACCAGAATACCCTCCCCGCTGCCACCTGAGGATGGGGGGCTGCCCCCTGACATG ACCCCTGACCCACGGCCCTCGATGTCATCTCTCATCTATAAGAACATGGAGCGCTGGAAGAAGATCCGCCAGCG GTGGAAGGAGGCATCGCACCGGAACCAGCTGCGCTACGCTGAGAGCATGAAGATCCTCAAGGAGATGTATGAGCGGCAGTGA
- the LIN37 gene encoding protein lin-37 homolog isoform X3: MTNARSRLDAVLQCLLEKSDVDREQMDEDAGKTSSDPLSKDSSPSATGKRPSARFSHHRRKKRKETDDGLTEGGQQRQNTYIIKLFDRSVDLAQFAESTPLYPICRAWMRNSPAVRERERSPSPPLPTLPEDEEGAEGLNGKSQDVYKLPPPCAGLESAGGESVSTRIPSPLPPEDGGLPPDMTPDPRPSMSSLIYKNMERWKKIRQRWKEASHRNQLRYAESMKILKEMYERQ; encoded by the exons ATGACCAACGCCCGGAGCCGCCTTGATGCTGTGCTGCAGTGTCTGCTGGAGAAAAGTGATGTGGACCG ggagcagatggacGAGGATGCCGGGAAGACGTCCAGTGACCCGCTCAGCAA GGACTCCTCCCCCTCTGCGACTGGGAAGAG GCCCTCAGCACGGTTCTCCCATCACCGGCGCAAGAAGAGGAAGGAGACAGATGATGGATTGACTGAGGGTGGCCAGCAGAGACAGa ACACCTACATCATCAAGCTGTTTGACCGGAGTGTGGACCTGGCGCAGTTTGCGGAGAGCACCCCGCTGTACCCCATCTGCCGGGCCTGGATGAGGAACAGCCCCGCTGTGCGCGAGAGGGAGCGCTCGCCCAGCCCCCCGCTGCCCACCCTGCCTGAGGATGAGGAG GGGGCTGAGGGGCTGAACGGGAAGAGCCAGGATGTGTACAAGCTGCCCCCGCCGTGTGCTGGCCTGGAGAGTGCTGGTGGGGAGTCTGTGAGCACCAGAATACCCTCCCCGCTGCCACCTGAGGATGGGGGGCTGCCCCCTGACATG ACCCCTGACCCACGGCCCTCGATGTCATCTCTCATCTATAAGAACATGGAGCGCTGGAAGAAGATCCGCCAGCG GTGGAAGGAGGCATCGCACCGGAACCAGCTGCGCTACGCTGAGAGCATGAAGATCCTCAAGGAGATGTATGAGCGGCAGTGA